The Macrobrachium nipponense isolate FS-2020 chromosome 44, ASM1510439v2, whole genome shotgun sequence genome contains the following window.
ctattatttgcaacattgATGTTGGAAGATAGACGTTCAAGACTATATGACTGTCCATCGTCCGCGTAGTTCCAACTGAACCTGGGGAAAAATATAATGTCATTATAACTGGAACAGCAGTCAATTTAAATTGCTATTAAGTGGGCACTGATAGCAAGAATTTTCCTCTAATTCTTAATAAGAAGTAATATTCAATTTTGTAGTTTATCGATGATAAAATCAAAATCCCTCTTTCTATTGTATACACTGCAGAAAGCATCAAGTATGAAAGTTAAGCATAGAATATCTTTTGGTAACTATAAAGAAGTTGAATCCTCTAAAGCCACAAATGAACAATGATTTAAGTTTTGTCCATTTGCTTGTAAACCTGAAGTCAAACCGAGCAAACAAATATTTTGTAAAGGGTTAGGAGGAAAGTCAGCGTGTGAAACACCCACTTGCTGAGGTGACAAGCCATTTTGCGTAGTACGTACAACAACCATTCAGTACTGACCTTAGTGCAAAATTAAAATTGTGCTACCCAAATGAATCTCTGAAAAATGTTATTAACACAAAAAGATCATGCATTGCGGAGGATAAAAGCAGACATCAGAAACTAAAATCATATTGTATCAGGCTGAATGGAAATAATCAgctgaaaatttttattaaaaaaaaaagaaaaaaagaggagtatatatacatactaaatatgaAATCAAGACAAAACATCAAACATCCACTGACATGAAGGCATTCCACTAGTATGTCTTAGCCAAATGAAGCAGCAACACATCCAATGAACCTCAAAATGTTGACCTTTAAAGTACTGTAGCTCTCTCTCATCCCTGTTTCAGTCACAAGAATTTTGAGACTACCCAAGAAATACTCTGGCAGGTTTCTTGTGTCATTATAATGGACAGAGACCATGTTTTTACCAAAAGTGACCAAGTTCGTTCGCACAGACACCAGTTGAAGCAAGATGGAGCATTTTTGAACATCAAACGGGTAGTAGAATACGTCAAAGTGGCAGATAAAATGACCACTGCAAAGACAGATACCTTTTAGGTACatagttttcatttcaatttagTAAAAATAGCATATTACAATATCCCTCGAAAACCTAATTATGCTACGCACAATGCAAAACACGAGAATGAACTTTTCTACTTAATGTGAAAGTATATTACTTGGAATATCAAGCTTTTCAAATTCCAATGAAACAAGGGAATTTCAATGTACAGCATACAACATTCTGATACTATAATAAATTCTCAATACTGAGCACCAATATACGTAGTGGAAGGATTTTCCAAGAAACTGGCCCAGACCCCCTGACTATTTTGGGACTTGTTTACTTGAACAAGTCACactatcttatatacatataaagacagTGTAACTGCACTTTTATAATACATACCTGTGACGGTTTCTCTGTATCAAACTGACCGACTCTCCGCTGTATACATAATCTGTCAGTAATGAGAAAAAATTCATGACAAGAGAGGTAATAGAATCTGCTTGTTAATAAACTTCAAAATGAACACTTTATTACATGTACTGCTCTTTAAGCAGATGGGTCAAgtgcaaagagaagaaaaaaaattgggtgATGCCTTTGTTATGCAGCTCATGGAAGTACTTCACAGCCATACATGAAATTTATCCTAAGACAAGTTTGATCTTGCTATGTACTGGAAAACTATTAATTTTTTCCAAAACTGCTGTAGACAATATACTTAACCCATAAACTATTCCAATAAATGGATTTCGAAGTATGTCTCTTcaaattataaatatagtatCTTTGTTTACTGACTGATACTACTATGGATTTCTACTGTATTTATATGTAGCACATGACTATAATTACCTTTACTTTTTTTACCTTTCATCAACTTACTCATCAGGACATCATTGAAATTTTGCTCCAGTGGAGAGGCAAATTCTTTCACCTTAATTTCTTCTTCCAACATTTCCGTCTTTCCATTATATGTATTTGGAAATTTGACAGCAGGTGTCCAGATGCGTGATATCTCTTCACCAGATAGCTTGTTAGCATCCGATATATCTGCCAGATTGACATACCTCAAACGGGAGTCTCTCCACATGATCTCACTGGTTATTTCAAGGTTGATTGTTTGCTGAAGGCTACTAATCTCGACAAATCTTAAAATGTGGATAGTAGCACTGAGATGGAGGGCTTCTCCATTTGTTTCGTTGTCAGGCTGACGCTCGACTCGGTATCCAGAAGGCAGGGTTGACCAAAGTGCAGTTATGTTCATCAGAAAAGTCAGTGCAGTTGTCATTGCCATTGCAACGTTTTTCTTTTGGGATACAATCACCATTGGAGCAGCTGAACTGAGAGTTATCGCAGACTGTGAGgcttaataatataaatgaaccAGAGTTGTGTTTGCACATGGATCTTTCTAGCTTCCAGCGTCTGCGTCTTATTGGATAGAAGTCCTCAGAATGCGCTGGGAGAATAGCAACCGTTTCATTAACTGTTGTATCAAACATCTGCCATTCCCTTTCAGAGGTTTTAAAGATCATGTACCCATAGTAACCATATATCAGGGGCTTACCTCCTTTATATCCAAGGACTTCATAGAAGGTCTCCGCTTCATTTGCAAAGCAAAAGCCCCTCTCAACCGAAGAGGAGTCGTACGACTGACTTCGCAGGGAACACACGCTACCCACTTTATTTTACATGAGGTATCAACCCATAAACCACTGGGAAGGAACATCAATGCGCAGTTCTCTCCATCACCACCGTTAGGCTCAGATAATTCAAAAGGAGGATCATTAACAATGATGTTATCAGTAAGTTTGTGCCATTCTCCTTCAGACTGTTCATCAGTGATGCCAATCCACAGATGGTAATTTAATTTACATTCTttaataaatttctttgatttattgtataaaatattgttttcTGCATGATTTACAGGACTGTAAACATGGTAGCCAACTCTTCGACAAGTGAGCTTCGACTCTTCCATGTCAAGAGTTTCTGGAAATATGACATATTCTACCTCTTGTTTACACAGTTCTTTTATATCAGCTTCTTCAACAGTTGCCCCAAATACTTCTACATCTTCTCGATCAAGAGAAAATACATCCCCTAGGATAAGTTGCTGGCAAGCAGCCTGCTTTGAGATCTCGCCTTCAGTAATTACCTTCTTCCAGATGTTAAACTGAGAAAAGTACCCTCTGAAACACTGGTCAACTGCATATCCACCAGCAGGTATATCTTGCTCTCGTCCATAAGTAATAATTCCATTAAAAGCAATGGTTTTATCGCTAACAACTTTGCCAGTTGCTTTCTTCTCTCCATTGACATATCCTTTATAAAATCCTTCCTCAAAAATGTGACAGTAATGAGTCCACTCATTTAGCCTAACAGGGCTAGTGAAGTTTGTGATGAAACCAAACTGCCTCACGCCATTATAGTAAAATCCATGTTGCATTCCTCTTCGATCTGATAATACACGCATTGTCAAGACGTTTTTAAATATAGAAATTTCTGTGCAGTCGACAAGTTTTAAAGACtgccattttctgtttttctgatttaaatatttatacactACAGTGCACTGCAGACAACAATGACAAGTTTAAAAAATGAGAGTACTACACTGTAATCATTACAACTTCTTGATTTACTAAGGTAAATCATTCCCCGGGGACATGTAAGGAACAAAGTTAATGCATTTCATGTTCAAATTACAAAGATACTTACTTCTCTGAGTATTCACAGAACCGTTTTTAAGCGTTAATGTTCTCAAAGTAAATTTACTGGCACGGTTTCTATTTACCTTTGAAGGTGTCCTTCCTGTGCTTactaaataaattttgaaataaacagCAGCGATCTATTCAAAAGCTTCACTTTTTTCAGAATAGAGATAACTGACATTCTCAGGCCATGTACATAAAATAGCAACTtactttcaatcataataaccaTTAATTATTATGCAAATAAGGAAATCTTGTAACTGTAAAAAGCAACGGACATAACCACATTCCTTCATAGAAAAGGATGAAAAGCCTTTAATAATTCCTCtctaattttcttttatcattaacGCAAGTGACAATAAGGATAAACattattgttctaaagacttACGACTAATGATTTCTTATTGTTGGTGGTACTATTGAAATGTTAACGATTTGTGTTCTGAACTAAGGAACACAATTACCAACTCTTTTCAAAAGGGGAGAATTTGTTGTCTTTGTCAAAACAATGTTCCGAATCACGATAAGACTACTGGCCACAATTAGGCCATTGATTGTGCATCGACGATGTCAAGTATTGTGTTGATGCGAAGAGGCATTATAAGTTTACAATATACTGATGGTATCCTTACGTAACACAAATGCCATAAAACAATGCATCTCATTATCAATGAAAATGATTAACAATCTGATCTTGAATGATAATTTTCACATGTAGATTTAAATCCTCAGCAACTCTCCTATGTAAAGACTACATAGGTAAAGATCTTGAGATCACTctccacactatatatatttaagagattGAGAGAAATTTATAAAGTTGTTGAGACatttttggtttctttttctGCTTAACAGACATATAttacaactaaaacaaaataagtatcaATGGCATGTGTAAAGCTATGCAGGTGTGATGTGAGGGGTTTAGAAAAATTACAATCCATTTATCATCAGCCTGACATATCTGAGAAAACTAAAACATGCGTTTTCTTACCGGGGATATTCTTTGAGAGAGATTATACCGTATTACCACGTCTATTGTCGGAACTGGCCAGTTATCAGTCGGCATTCCAAACACCTTCACGGTTCCTCCGATTCCTGGAGGCATTCAAGGTTTCCACATTAAGGCACAAAAGCAAAAGCTGGCGATGAAGAAAGTTAAGCATTAGGAGATATTCAAGTCGGATGAAGCAGTTAAAATGGCAGGTAAATTTAAGTTGTACTTTTTCGTAGGCGTTAACTGAGGCATTAACAACCATAATTCACAACAATAAATGCAGCATGCGCAAAAGAAACACAACCATGACGTCACAGAAGACAAGAACTACAAGGTATACATAAAGTCACCATAATGGAAGTAATTTTCAAATATGCAGCAAAGGGCAAACTGGATTAAAACTGAAGAGGGTTAGTAGATGAACGAAACTAATCGAAAAAAGGGATTAAACGAGAATGTAAAAACTACTCAATATGCACGCAAACAAAAATAGGCGTCAAACAAGGCGCTATCAGTTACAAGATGTGTGGAGCCAAGAGCAAGCAACGGTTAAACGAGATTTATAATTCCGaaacatatatgaaacaaacaggAGAAGATTGTGCATGTACAGGGGTGCCGGAGAAGGCAATGAGGACAATTATGAATTAAGAATGATGATATGTAAGGTTAGCGGCCAGAAGCTCGGTAGTAAAAAGAATTATGTTAACCATATCAGCACAAGTACGTGTCAAGCAAAATTTCAAATGAAATCTAGCAAATGTTCAGCATGAAAGGAGGAAGTGTTATTCAACACTCGCGTGAGCATGACCTCATCAGCAATTATGCACAAGTAACAATAATGAAGGAATTAAGAACCATATATGGGTAACCGTACTAGGAGCTCAATATTTATTAAGATCAGCGCTAATAAAAAATGAGATGTTCGACCAGAAACATAACTAGCTCTAGTTGTAATGAAACAGGCAAGAATAATTAAGACAGGAGAAGTATCAGTCCATGAAGAACTGAAAACATGCTAAAACGCAACAATAGTACACAAAGGAATGTATACTACGTAACTAGGACTAGAATGAATTAGGTAAGAAACTACACAGGGCGCCAAGCGCGATTTGCGTAAATATGATGATGCTTACTACGTGAACATGTGCATTCAAAGGGGACACCAAAATGTAAACAATTCTGCAGCCCTCTGTACTTTAATTCGCTCAGTACAATATGCACCTATACAGTTTCTCGTTGAGGATTTTGTGACAGACGTTGAGGTCATTACGTACCCACAAAGACTATCAGTTTACACGGTACAAAAATGAAGCACCCTGCATATTATGAAGCAGGATAAGGCAAGTACAGGAAGGAATTAAAAGAGCAATCCTATATTAGGCGGCGCTCAAGACAAGCCCAGGAATGGGTCAGATGAATGAAGGAATGCTCTTTTGTTGACA
Protein-coding sequences here:
- the LOC135204179 gene encoding uncharacterized protein LOC135204179 isoform X3; the protein is MVIVSQKKNVAMAMTTALTFLMNITALWSTLPSGYRVERQPDNETNGEALHLSATIHILRFVEISSLQQTINLEITSEIMWRDSRLRYVNLADISDANKLSGEEISRIWTPAVKFPNTYNGKTEMLEEEIKVKEFASPLEQNFNDVLMSKLMKDYVYSGESVSLIQRNRHRFSWNYADDGQSYSLERLSSNINVANNRIFHTIHRFRNTGSRPGGPRKTTPDEDDAIIRAAREQPLTNAKAIHEDLGLEVSSMTVQRRLYAAGIHHRAPATKELLTERH
- the LOC135204179 gene encoding uncharacterized protein LOC135204179 isoform X1 — encoded protein: MAVTWRHPAAHEDQTEMKAKLYNLCLFVSLLVNKDRRGMQHGFYYNGVRQFGFITNFTSPVRLNEWTHYCHIFEEGFYKGYVNGEKKATGKVVSDKTIAFNGIITYGREQDIPAGGYAVDQCFRGYFSQFNIWKKVITEGEISKQAACQQLILGDVFSLDREDVEVFGATVEEADIKELCKQEVEYVIFPETLDMEESKLTCRRVGYHVYSPVNHAENNILYNKSKKFIKECKLNYHLWIGITDEQSEGEWHKLTDNIIVNDPPFELSEPNGGDGENCALMFLPSGLWVDTSCKIKWVACVPCEVSRTTPLRLRGAFALQMKRRPSMKSLDIKEVSP
- the LOC135204179 gene encoding uncharacterized protein LOC135204179 isoform X2; this encodes MRVLSDRRGMQHGFYYNGVRQFGFITNFTSPVRLNEWTHYCHIFEEGFYKGYVNGEKKATGKVVSDKTIAFNGIITYGREQDIPAGGYAVDQCFRGYFSQFNIWKKVITEGEISKQAACQQLILGDVFSLDREDVEVFGATVEEADIKELCKQEVEYVIFPETLDMEESKLTCRRVGYHVYSPVNHAENNILYNKSKKFIKECKLNYHLWIGITDEQSEGEWHKLTDNIIVNDPPFELSEPNGGDGENCALMFLPSGLWVDTSCKIKWVACVPCEVSRTTPLRLRGAFALQMKRRPSMKSLDIKEVSP